From the Pungitius pungitius chromosome 6, fPunPun2.1, whole genome shotgun sequence genome, one window contains:
- the LOC119196180 gene encoding 1-phosphatidylinositol 4,5-bisphosphate phosphodiesterase zeta-1-like — MRKAKAPTSRRADIQHLHQSYASGQPLLPARALLSFLHREQMETTANEETAESLIDRYEIEETARESRSMTFEGFFRYMESKDCCVFNQAHASVYQHMEKPLSSYFISSSHNTYLTGDQIVGKSHLDAYVGALRKGCRCLEIDCWDGPDMEPVVYHGYTLTTKILFKDVVATVEQHAFGVSAYPVILSLENHCSVEQQEVMAAYLVSILGEKLLSSPLDPATTGDLPSPNDLMYKILIKNKKLKDHAQAESASGTEAEESVDDVEDEEEEEEDNDEDEEEEERQTKAKFWPHRKAVAKTKHKKKVAVAEALSDLVVYTRSVKFISFTHSKDNQNLYENTSMAEKKARKLAKASGADFVQHNQRFLSRIYPAGSRTSSTNYNPQEFWNVGSQLVALNFQSLGLSMDLNDGRFQDNGGCGYVLKPAVLMSSQETFDPSCGQHGPNSTHLLLKMISGSNLPISRSGKPLDSFVRVEIHGIPSDSRKKTTHTVKNNSLSPHWGSDMNFSLSVPELCLIRFCVREQTGLLSSDFVGQYTLPFTSLKKGYRWVPLRSRDGCSLDPASLFVFVWYP; from the exons ATGAGGAAAGCCAAGGCCCCTACGTCTAGGAGAGCTGATATCCAGCACCTGCACCAGTCCTACGCCTCAGGGCAGCCCCTTTTGCCTGCCCGCGCCCTCCTCAGCTTCCTGCACAGAGAACAGATGGAGACCACAGCAAATGAAGAGACTGCAgagagtttgattgacagatatgAGATTGAAGAGACAG CCAGAGAAAGTAGGTCCATGACATTTGAAGGATTCTTCAGGTACATGGAGTCCAAAGACTGCTGCGTGTTCAACCAGGCCCACGCGTCTGTGTACCAACACATGGAAAAGCCTCTCAGCAGCTACTTCATCTCCTCTTCACACAACACCTACCTAACTGGAGATCAGATTGTCGGAAAGAGCCACCTGGATGCATATGTTGG GGCTCTGAGGAAAGGCTGCCGCTGTCTGGAGATTGACTGCTGGGATGGGCCGGACATGGAGCCCGTAGTCTACCATGGCTACACCCTGACCACCAAGATATTATTTAAGGACGTCGTCGCCACTGTGGAGCAACACGCCTTTGGG gTGTCTGCTTACCCGGTGATCCTGTCGCTAGAAAATCACTGCTccgtggagcagcaggaggtcaTGGCCGCGTACCTCGTTTCCATCCTGGGGGAGAAGCTGCTGAGCAGCCCCTTGGATCCCGCCACCACTGGAGACCTCCCCAGCCCCAAT GACCTGATGTATAAGATCCTCATCAAGAATAAAAAGCTAAAGGATCACGCTCAGGCTGAGAGCGCATCAGGGACAGAGGCCGAGGAGAGTGTAGATGATgttgaggatgaggaagaggaggaggaggataatgacgaggatgaggaggaagaggagcgacaGACCAAAGCTAAGTTCTGGCCTCACAGGAAGGCAGTTGCAAAGACAAAA CATAAGAAGAAGGTTGCGGTGGCAGAGGCTTTGTCTGACCTGGTCGTATACACCAGGTCTGTCAAGTTCATCAGCTTCACTCATTCCAAGGACAACCAGAACCTCTATGAGAACACATCGATGGCAGAGAAGAAAGCTCGCAAGCTAGCCAAAGCTTCAG GTGCAGATTTTGTTCAGCACAACCAGAGGTTCCTCAGCAGGATTTACCCGGCCGGCTCGAGGACGTCTTCTACCAATTACAACCCTCAGGAGTTCTGGAACGTCGGTTCACAGCTCG TCGCTCTCAATTTCCAGTCCCTGGGCTTGTCCATGGACCTTAACGACGGCCGTTTCCAGGACAACGGAGGCTGTGGATACGTCCTGAAGCCAGCGGTGCTCATGTCCAGTCAGGAGACCTTCGACCCCAGCTGCGGCCAGCACGGCCCCAActccacacacctgctgctcaaG atgaTTAGTGGTTCCAACCTACCCATCTCCAGGAGTGGGAAACCTCTGGATTCCTTTGTCAGAGTGGAGATTCATGGGATTCCATCTGATTCGCGCAAAAAAACGACCCACACTGTCAAGAACAACT CTCTGAGTCCTCACTGGGGCTCGGACATGAACTTCAGCCTCAGCGTCCCGGAGCTTTGCCTCATCCGCTTCTGTGTCCGCGAGCAGACGGGCCTCCTCAGCAGCG